CATGCGTCGCAGCCCGTGGAGCCATTGAAGGTGGCGATGTAGGCTGATTTGGCAGAGTAGACGCCGCGGGGGTTCCACTTCCAGGAGAGGCGGTCTGGCTCGGCGGAGAGGGTCGTGTGGCTGATTGCGTGCCAGAGCTGTAAGTATTGCCCGATCTTATGGATGCCAATCGTGCCGTGTATGTCCCGTGCCCATCGGTTGGCCTGTAATCCGTCGGCGACGGTCCTGAGCTTGCGGTGGTGCATTCTTCTTCGCATCTGTCATTTCTGTTGGGCTTATATACTTTTCCTGTGCCTTTAGGGAAAAACATTTTTCTTTGACCAAGATGAACCAAATTTAGCTATTAACTAAAAGGCCTGAGAGCTACCTATTCTTTTTCTAGCACAATGCTGTGTTGTCTGTTTATCTGCAATCTAGGATGTATGAGGCCGAATTACCAAGCTGTTGCACTGATCCAGGTTATGAGCAATTTGGCATTTCAAGAAAAGGTTCACAGGACACCACTGATGAATATTGCACAATATTCTACGAAAAGGAGAAGGTTTTTCTTTCCTTGACATGATACTATTCTGCTAGAAATGAATAATGTCTTTTCGTATATGAGTCGAACTACCATGAATTTGATGAAGGTGGAGCTTACAGAAGGTGGCACCTTCTGGTTATCAGAATCTCCATCAGTGCCAGGAAGCATTTCATGGGGAGCTACTGCACCATGCATTGCTACATGGGCAATATCCTTTTGCATGATACTTTTGTCATTATATTATTCTATCATCTCCTAGTCTCTTGACTGGAATTTATTGGAACATGAAGAAATTTGTGCCTTAACTGACATGATGTACACACGTTTCAACTCAAAAGAGTAGAACAACCTGGGTTCAGTTTCCAGATTGTAAATACAAatcttgatgaagatagccctcgtgCTCGTAGACGAAGTGCTTTGCTTACGTGGCAGCATATAGCTTCTTTGCCACCCAACTTGCCTGTGATCTATTGTGGGGGCTTCAACACACAAAAGGAATCTATGACGGGACGTTTTTTGCTCGGCAGATCTAGGTATAACTTGTTGGAGGATGATAATTTTGTTGAGATTAACATGGCTAGTTCACATAGAAATATTATTTGTACAAATGTCGACTCCTTATTCCAGTTTTATGGTTGTCAGGTAAAAACCTACCTTTTATGTTAATATAAAATAATATGTGATAACATATACCTTTACAATTTTCTTAGGAGACTCTTTCTAGCATTTTGGTAAGATAAAAGTTCAAAATACCTGATCTGCCATGTAATAAAACTGCTGATATGGCTTTACATATTGTGTTGATGTGATAGGCATGATGTTCTTTTGGAGTACTTCCTCCATCCGGATATATAAGGCCTAATACGTGTTCCAAGATTTACTTTGACAATCTATAAGATCAATAATATATTAGATGTATGCTATAGAAATTATATCACTGGAAACTCCTTCCAAATACGTATTTGAAGGTAATTTTTTTTGTAAGACACACAGTATATATTATTGGTCTGAGCGATGGTTGAAGTAAATCTCAAATTATGTATTAGGCCGAGTACATCTTATTGGATAGCTGTGCTGTATTGGATCTTGTGTCGATTCTGTTTGTTGTACGTATATGTTGTGCATGATCATCTATGATATATTTTCAGAAATAGCAAAGTACCATTAACAACATTTTTAAAAGATTTGAACCTTTTCTGTAACCTAGGTAGTTAAAGATATTGTACATTCAAATTTCAGAAATAAAGTTTGAGTTTAGGTGTCAGAAACTACTATACATTTGGTTATTAATATATGATGAAGTCGCAACGTTTTAAAAAGTTTGATTTCCAAAATTTCAGTATCTGCAAGTATTTAAGAAAtcccgaaagtgtatttttttcttctaaaaatcaTGTTCCCATATGTTCCAACAGAATTAATAAAATACATAACTCGTACAATCCAGTAGTCACAATAATTAGCTTAGACTTAAAGAAAACAGTCAACTTTAAAGTAGAGAGAATAAAAAATAACCATATTATATATTTCGGAAACCCCATAACACTGATCATCAACATTGTCAAGAGATGTCCCCAATGTTCAATCTTTCGATGAACATGTTAGCGAAGAGGCAAAAATTGATGGTAGACCTGAATCTTGCAACTACCAAGTCACATATATCATATTTTCTCTGTTTTTCCACAAAGAAATAATTGCTTGTGAATGGTGAGTACACTTTGCTCTTAAGCAAGTTCATCAGTATTCTACTCGAAAAGAAAGATACAAAGTAAATATACTGACCATACCAGGGGCAAAGTTTGGCAACGTTAGCTAAAATTCGTTTAACAAAGTACATATGCAGAACCATCTCTTTTTGCAAGCCCATATCAAATGCATAATCTTAAACGTATGTGTGATATGTCCATGTTTTTCTATGCAAAGGCAGCTCTTGTAAATGTGTTCACCCCATAGTCGTTCCACAGTGAGCAAGATAATACTAATTGCAGATCAGGTTAGGGATGAGTGGTATTTGGGTTTGATTGGGCCTTAGTGTAATTTCGAAATGCTTAATTGCCTCTGTCGAGAAATGGACCTAACCACTTTATTATGATTGGTATTTGTATAGACAGAGCCCCCAATCATGAATAAGATCATAGTTCCTTGAGTATGCGTCTTTTATGTTTTGAGTCCAGCCCTTCCTATTTTTTAGATGACTCCCTTGCTACGTTGATTGACATAATTCCATATGATTTTGATTACAGGGAACATGGTGTTGTGGGTGATATGAGAGATGCTTGGCCAAATGCTCGTGTGCGCAAAAATGTTTCACTGATACACACATATCATGGATTTAAAGGTACCCCTTTTACTTCGCTCAGATGCCTCCTTTTCCAGTCCCATATCTAGGAAGAAAATATAGTTGTTGTCATAGTGTCTTGGTTTACTTGCTAAACAAAGGATAAAAAACATCCCCTTCAGTATGAAAGGCAATCTTGCTACAATATAAGTAAATATAACCAAACTTACTCATTTGCTTAAGTTTTTTAAGCCAAACAGCTCAACTGATTATTTCAAGAGAAAATTGGCATTCCCTTATCTTATAATTAAGAAATTGAAAAGATAAAAGGGATGTGCTGTTTGAAGTTTATATATTTGTATCATTATATTGTAGATAGAAGTATAGAACATTTAGCTATATTTCCAAAAGCAACATCTCTCACTACTATGCATACATTTTATCTGTGCAATGATGGGTTTTCTGCATCACCTACTTTTTCAGTGGGTGAATATATCGAGATCAATTTATTATAAACAGTAACCTGGTTGGTTTCTGTTGCAGTTTACACCTGCTAATATTTTCTCTTCTCAAGTAGCCGTATTATTTCTACATATCTTACACGGAAGATTGCTGTGATGCAGGGGAAAAACAAGGTGCGGTAGAATTCCTAAAATTAGTATTCAGAGCTCTTTGTCTCTGCTGGGACAGACAAACTCAGGACTTGCATATTGACTGGATACTGTTTAGAGGACGCCCACTGGTTCCTGCACTATGCGAAGTCATAAATGACAATATAGATGGTGTTTATCCATCATCACATTTTCCCATCTTTGCTGAGTTTTTACTTCCACGCACAGTTCGCCTAGCCGAGATGCCTTCATAGTCATTGTTTGTATTATTATTGCCATTTTCTTCTTCTCACTAGTTCCCCGGCCTTGTTTCCATTTTGGTCCAAATTGTCCCTTCTACATACCCTGCGGGTTGTTCTGGAAAGCATCTTTCCGTACCATGGCAACAACAGCTCCTACAGTCTGTGAAATTTTACTGTTGTGGTTAATACTGTTTTTTTTTCCTTTGCACTGGTCTGCATTTGTTATGTTGTACGATGCCTTAACAACCAGGACTGCCGCTATTGTTCTTGCCTTGGTCTTCTTTAATTTTATATAAGTTCTTTTTTAATCTCTTGTCAATGCCGCGGGTGCATCTTTTTGTGGATGTATATTGAACTGATGGAAATGGGCTGCAGAAAACCGTTCAAAGTTGGTTTTTGCCAAGCTTGATGGATCCTCCACCTTCCCTCCCTTCCCTTCCCTCCTACCACCCCCACCCGCTGCCATTCCTCCTACGACGGTACCCACCCATTCCACAACCACCTTCATCTCACCTCGCCTCCCCTCCGTGATCACTCTTCGGTCCAGGGTGCCATCCGCGGCGCGCAGCTCGCGGCAGGTGACGATAATGGGCTACGATTTTCAAACTCATGGTTGGCTCGCCTTC
The sequence above is a segment of the Triticum dicoccoides isolate Atlit2015 ecotype Zavitan chromosome 1A, WEW_v2.0, whole genome shotgun sequence genome. Coding sequences within it:
- the LOC119267406 gene encoding uncharacterized protein LOC119267406; translation: MASLSITVMTLNLHEGNQPSESPNSWEKRRDICVSVITSYSPTILCTQQGLRCQLDYLQQCLPGYEQFGISRKGSQDTTDEYCTIFYEKEKVELTEGGTFWLSESPSVPGSISWGATAPCIATWATFQLKRVEQPGFSFQIVNTNLDEDSPRARRRSALLTWQHIASLPPNLPVIYCGGFNTQKESMTGRFLLGRSREHGVVGDMRDAWPNARVRKNVSLIHTYHGFKGEKQGAVEFLKLVFRALCLCWDRQTQDLHIDWILFRGRPLVPALCEVINDNIDGVYPSSHFPIFAEFLLPRTVRLAEMPS